Within the Desulfatibacillum aliphaticivorans DSM 15576 genome, the region TCGCACAGCGCTCATCGCAGTCGTGATAGCAGGCGTTTTATGGCTTGCGGTCTGCTTTATGGGGGTGTTTCATCATGGCTGATAAAACCGGTTGGTTCGATAAACCCGGCAATTTCAAAAAGTTTTTACGAGGCTTTTTTGCAATCCTCATCGTCCTTTTAATTGCGGATCTGTTTGTGCCCAAGCATCCCCATTTCCCCTGGGAGTATGCGCCGAATTTTTCAGCCGCCTACGGGTTCATCTCCTGCGTTCTTTTGGTGGTAGTGGCCCGAGGGCTAAGGCGCATCGTAATGCGAAAAGAGGATTATTATGATTCCTGACATCCCGCCAGGACTCCTGATCGTCTGCGGAGCGCTCCTGGTTCCCTTTCTCAGAGGGGGAGTCCGGAAGGCATGGGTGTTGATCCTGCCTTTGACGGCGCTGGCCATCGCCGCCACCGCCCCGGAGGGCGCCCGGTGGACCGTCGACTTTCTGGGGCAGAAGCTGGTCCTGTTTCACATGGACCGTTTGTCCCGGGTTTTTGGAATCATTTTCTCCCTGATCACGGTTATCGGTTTCGTTTTTGCGCTAAAAGTCGAAGACTCACTCCAGCATGCCGCAGCCCTGGTGTATGCGGGAAGCGCCCTGGGCGTGACCTTCGCCGGGGATTTTCTTTCCCTTTACGTGTACTGGGAATTCATGGCCGTGGCCTCCACCTTTCTGGTGCTGGCGCGGCGAACCCCGGAAGCCCGGGCGGCCGCGTTTCGCTATATTCTGGTGCACCTGGCCGGGGGATTGGTTTTACTGGCGGGAATCGTCCTCTGGTATTACGAAACCGGAAGCCTGGCCGTCGGGCATATCGGCCTTAACGGATCGGCTTCCTGGCTGATCTTCCTGGGAATCGCCGTGAATGCGGCCATACCGCCCCTGCATCCGTGGTTAAAGGACGCCTATCCCCAAAGCACGGCAACGGGAGCGGTCTTCCTTTCCGCATTCACCACCAAAAGCGCCGTCTATTTGATGGCCCGCACCTTTGCAGGAACCGAATTGCTCATCTGGCTGGGCGCGATCATGACGTTCGTCCCCATCTTCTACGCGGTCCTGGAAAACGACATCCGAAGCGTTTTGTCATACAGCCTGATCAACCAGGTCGGGTTCATGATGTGCGGCGTGGGGATCGGCACGGAACTGGCCATCAACGGAACCGTGGCCCACGCCTTTTGCCATATTTTATACAAGGCGCTGTTGTTCATGGCCGCCGGAAGCGTGCTCCACGTCACCGGACGCATCCGATGCACGGACCTGGGAGGGCTATACAAATCCATGCCGCTCACCTGCCTCTTTTGCATTGTGGGAGCGGCGTCCATATCCGCCTTTCCGTTGTTTTCCGGGTTTGTCAGCAAGTCCATGATCGTCTCCGCCGCCGGATACGGACATCTATCCGTGATTTGGCTCATGCTTCAATTCGCCTCGGCGGGCGTGTTTCATCATGCAGGCATCAAGGTGCCATTTTTTATGTTTTTTTCCCACGACCAGGGGATTAAGGCCAAGGAGCCTCCATTGAATATGCTTCTGGCCATGGGAACGGCCGCCTTTTTGTGCATTGCGGTGGGCGTGTATCCCAAGCCCTTGTACGCCATTCTGCCTTTTCCCGTGGACTATGTCCCGTACACGGCGGCCCACGTGGTCGGGCAATTGCAACTCCTGTTATTCGGCGCCCTGGCCTTCGCCCTGCTCATGCTGTCCGGCGTGTACCCCCCGGAAATCAGGGCGATTAACCTGGATACGGACTGGTTCTACCGCAAAGGCTTCCGCGTTGCGGACAAGGCTTTGGGAACCGTTTTGAACGGAGTCAATAAAGCCGCGGCCGGGCTTTTCTTCGGAGTTATTCCCGGAGCCGCGGCGCGATTTTCATCAAACGCCCCGGTGCGTATTGCCGGCGCGCCATTGGCCGGGCTGTTTTGGCTGTTGGGATGCAGGGGCCAATACCTGAAATTCAGGATGGATTTTTTGCGGAAATCCTTTGAAAAGGAGTCCCTGCCCGTGGGATGGGCGGCCGCGGCCGTCGCCGTGATGTTCGTGCTTCTATATGTTTGGAATTAATCCCCTATGCGGTGAACGGACGGGGGATTTCGGGTGCATGAACTTATCTCTCAGGCAGTCATGTAATTTTATTTCCAGAACGAGAGATAAACATCGCGTCCCCCTGAAATCTGTAATGAATCGAAAAACCCGGAGGCGTACTATGCCGTCACTGGCCCAAATGAAAAATATCCGCATGATGTCTATTTTGTCCGACGACATGTTGAATCGAATTCTTCCCTTGATTACGGAGGAAAGCTACGCCGCCGAGCAGGAAATATTTTGCGAGGGCGACCCTGCGGACGCCGTTTATGTGCTTGTGAAGGGCAAGGCCCTGTTGAACAAGTCCGCTTCCAACTCCGTGTGCGTTGCCGTTTCGGCCGTAGATCCGGGCGACGCCTTTGGCTGGAGCGCCATCTTGGGGCGTTGCATATACAGCGCCACGGCCACGTGCGTGGAGGAAAGTCTGCTTTGGAGGATGCCGGGTAAGGCGCTTTTGGATCTGTTGAACGAGGATCCCGTCATGGGACACAAGGTTATGGAGTTTTTAGCGCAAACCCTGAACGAACGCCTGGAAAAGCGCACCACCCAACTTTTTAAAACCCTGCTGGAACATATCGAAATGGTCTGCGGCCTGGAAGGAGCTAATTGATTTTGCGGCAACCGATGACGTTAAACCGATAAACGGGATGCCAAGCCTTTATTGATTAGCGACTTCCGCAAAACTCATTGTAACAAAAAAGGTCCCATCGAACGCCCATGTCGCATTCGCACGGGACCATGAGAAGAGGAGGGGGCGGGACGAGAATCGAACTCGTACACTGCGCAGCATCGAGGGGTTTTTGAGTTCGAAAAATCTGGAACAAGAATATTTAATTTCTTAACTATTTGAAATAATTGCCCATTTGAATGGGTCCTTTTGGCTTTGTTAGACATTTTTAGAACTTTTTTGAGCTTGGCGGCACAATTTGGGCGCAATTTTGCCAATAGATGAGCAAAAAGCAGAAAAGGAAAAATGGAAGCGTTCAGGGGGGATTTAGCCCAGATTGGCGATCCTGGCACGGTCGCTCGGCCGGCCATTGAGGAAATCGGAAGTAATTTGGACGAGCCTGGGAACCCTCAGGACGGACCGGATAAAGTCCCGGGCCGTTTCCCTGGACTCCCTGCACACGCCGGAAAGTTGGGCGACCAGGGCGGAGAACCGGGGGCCGCAGCCGGTCTTGCTTTCCTCTGAAGAGCCGGAAATCAAAGAAGAACCGGAAGCAGAGGAAGCTGAGGAAGCTGAGGAAGCGGAAAAATCCGAAGCTCCGGAAGAAGAACAGAAAGAGGAATAGGCCGCCCCTAACCGGCCTGATTCAATAGGAAATTCAACGGCGACGGGCGTGTTGGAATTTCCCAACCCCCTTTGCCGTTTTTTCGTAGTTGCGGGGTTTCCCCGCGCTGTAGTTGTGGGCCCCCCGCCCGTAGCCGCGCGGTCCCCGCGCTCAAAAACAGGGCTCGCCCGGCATTTTTTTTGGGGTGGCCCAGGCAGCGTGGTTTGCTGCCTGGGTTGCGTTAGCAACAGAAGGTGCGCCCCGCATAGATGATGGAAATCAGGAATGCATGGCGGGCGAAAAGTCTTTTTCGAAACCGTTTTTCGGTAGCCGCCGGGTTTCCCGGCCATTGTAGTCGCGAGGTCCCCGCGCTCGTGGTTGCGAGGTCTCCTCGCCTGTAGTTGCAAGGTCTCCTCGCCTGTAGTTACGGGATTCCCCAGCCCGAAATTGTGCAGTTTTCCGGCCGAAACCATGGGGCCTTTGATCCCGGCCATGGTCATCTTTTAGAAACCGCGTTGGAAGATTCGCCCGTCATTTCCACCGTTTCCCGCAACATGCTAGAAAAGATTAAGAAACCCCTTGCAAAAACCGGCGGGATGATGCATAAGGGGGAGCATCTTTGCAAGGCGGACGCCCATCCCCGGGAATTGACATCCAAAGAACCGCTTTGCACGGGGCTTTTCGCCCCCGTAACATATCTTGCGGAGAGATGGCCGAGCTGGCTGAAGGCGCTCGCCTGCTAAGCGAGTGTGCGGGGAAACCTGCACCGAGGGTTCGAATCCCTCTCTCTCCGCCATATTTTCAAGCACTTAGCTAATCCCATCAAAACCTAACTTTCCCCGTTTTCGGAGTCCTCGTTGGCCGCATGGTTGGCCGCTTTATTTTCGTCCGCATCTTCAATGGCCCCTGAAACCTCATCCAATCCGGGGACCAGAGACCCTAAATAGATATCAGTCGTGGACTCCCTTTTATGGCCTAAAAACTTGCCCACGTCCCTGGTCTTAACTCCCTTCTCCTTAGCCTTGTGGGCCGCTAGGTGTCGAAGTGAGTGCCAATTGAACTCTTTTACTCCAGCCTTGGCGCAGAGCCCCTTAATCAGCTTCTTGATCCGGCTATTGTACACGTATCGGTAGCCTGTCCTGGGGTTCGTAAATACATAAGGGCTTCGCTTATCCCTTGCCGACCAAAGCCGACGGATGATCATCAACAACTTCGGGCCTATTGCCACAAGCCGGGGTTCCAAAGCCCCGCCCTTGCGTTTCCTGGTATACAACGTGATCCGTCGGGCTTCAAAATCAACATCATCCCACATTAGGCTTAGGATCTCCGAGACCCTGGCCCCTGTATAGTGCACCGTTTCAATCAGATCCCTATCCTCGCCGGCCATCAGCAGTACACGATGGTAATCCTCGATCGGCGGGACATACCTTTTAAATGAATCTTCCTGATACTTGGCGACGGGCAGACAGGGGTTACGAGCCATGAGCCAATTCCTTTGCGCCCAATTGGCCAACGCCGAAAGATCCCGTAAATAGCGGTTGGCCGCCTTATTCCGGTCAACCAAGCGGCCAACCTGTTTTCTTTTTAATCTCTTATTCGTTTCTGCTTTCTTGTTGTGCCTGGTCACATTCTCGATTCGGGCCTCATTCTCAGCAGCAATTCGAGACCTCTCGTGGCTTAAAAATTCCTGGATCATTTCCGGCCTGATGCTATCCACGTCCGGATCATACCCCATGAAAGTCACAAATTGACTAAAAACAAAGGATTTCTGTCGCGTTGTGTTCTTCGTCATACGCCCATCCAGTGTCATCAGGTACTTATTG harbors:
- a CDS encoding Na(+)/H(+) antiporter subunit D encodes the protein MIPDIPPGLLIVCGALLVPFLRGGVRKAWVLILPLTALAIAATAPEGARWTVDFLGQKLVLFHMDRLSRVFGIIFSLITVIGFVFALKVEDSLQHAAALVYAGSALGVTFAGDFLSLYVYWEFMAVASTFLVLARRTPEARAAAFRYILVHLAGGLVLLAGIVLWYYETGSLAVGHIGLNGSASWLIFLGIAVNAAIPPLHPWLKDAYPQSTATGAVFLSAFTTKSAVYLMARTFAGTELLIWLGAIMTFVPIFYAVLENDIRSVLSYSLINQVGFMMCGVGIGTELAINGTVAHAFCHILYKALLFMAAGSVLHVTGRIRCTDLGGLYKSMPLTCLFCIVGAASISAFPLFSGFVSKSMIVSAAGYGHLSVIWLMLQFASAGVFHHAGIKVPFFMFFSHDQGIKAKEPPLNMLLAMGTAAFLCIAVGVYPKPLYAILPFPVDYVPYTAAHVVGQLQLLLFGALAFALLMLSGVYPPEIRAINLDTDWFYRKGFRVADKALGTVLNGVNKAAAGLFFGVIPGAAARFSSNAPVRIAGAPLAGLFWLLGCRGQYLKFRMDFLRKSFEKESLPVGWAAAAVAVMFVLLYVWN
- a CDS encoding Crp/Fnr family transcriptional regulator — translated: MPSLAQMKNIRMMSILSDDMLNRILPLITEESYAAEQEIFCEGDPADAVYVLVKGKALLNKSASNSVCVAVSAVDPGDAFGWSAILGRCIYSATATCVEESLLWRMPGKALLDLLNEDPVMGHKVMEFLAQTLNERLEKRTTQLFKTLLEHIEMVCGLEGAN
- a CDS encoding tyrosine-type recombinase/integrase; this encodes MGQSKTATGWGYTFRYQGQRYRKQGFRTKKEARDAENRLREHLKAPPKTGLAFSVVCNKYLMTLDGRMTKNTTRQKSFVFSQFVTFMGYDPDVDSIRPEMIQEFLSHERSRIAAENEARIENVTRHNKKAETNKRLKRKQVGRLVDRNKAANRYLRDLSALANWAQRNWLMARNPCLPVAKYQEDSFKRYVPPIEDYHRVLLMAGEDRDLIETVHYTGARVSEILSLMWDDVDFEARRITLYTRKRKGGALEPRLVAIGPKLLMIIRRLWSARDKRSPYVFTNPRTGYRYVYNSRIKKLIKGLCAKAGVKEFNWHSLRHLAAHKAKEKGVKTRDVGKFLGHKRESTTDIYLGSLVPGLDEVSGAIEDADENKAANHAANEDSENGES